A region from the Ptychodera flava strain L36383 chromosome 10, AS_Pfla_20210202, whole genome shotgun sequence genome encodes:
- the LOC139142165 gene encoding complement C1q subcomponent subunit C-like, with product MRRIFAIIVFAGLTCCAYSAIVEPQGPAIDEDNELAVREVDEEEELDAGENAFEIDGQRDVEEADEDEETRSIFDQFVKRKCKKGKSKSKSKSRGGKSKGKGCPAGPPGPPGPPGPPGQKGCAGQKGQKGQKGDRGPAGPKGSRGPCGPKGPKGPSGPKGDRGQRGPCGPKGAPGAPGSPCDCNRKKSSFTGLRTCNACAFKNGDIIHFSKSLTNIGGDFDHRTGIFKCKHPGTYFFTFNARKPKSQATVQVDLELNNVVQVSIHETDTLKQHGDTGSVSCVLTLKKNDQVYLRLVKGNSLEVGTDRPIAFSGFLLYEN from the coding sequence ATGAGGAGGATCTTCGCAATAATCGTTTTCGCTGGTTTAACCTGTTGTGCGTATTCAGCAATTGTGGAGCCACAAGGACCAGCCATAGATGAAGACAATGAACTTGCTGTAAGAGAAGTGGATGAAGAAGAAGAACTTGACGCTGGCGAAAATGCCTTTGAAATTGACGGACAGAGGGATGTAGAAGAAGCCGACGAAGACGAGGAAACCCGCAGCATATTTGATCAGTTTGTCAAACGCAAATGCAAAAAGGGCAAATCAAAGTCGAAATCAAAATCACGGGGCGGTAAGTCCAAGGGCAAGGGCTGCCCAGCTGGTCCACCAGGACCCCCTGGTCCTCCTGGTCCACCAGgacagaaaggatgcgcaggtCAGAAGGGTCAAAAGGGACAGAAAGGAGATAGAGGACCGGCAGGTCCTAAAGGATCGAGGGGTCCTTGTGGTCCGAAAGGGCCAAAAGGACCGAGTGGACCAAAGGGCGATAGGGGACAGAGAGGCCCTTGCGGTCCAAAGGGAGCTCCCGGTGCACCAGGCTCTCCATGCGACTGTAACCGGAAAAAATCTTCATTCACCGGACTGCGCACTTGCAACGCCTGTGCTTTTAAGAATGGTGACATCATCCACTTCAGCAAGTCTCTCACCAACATCGGCGGTGATTTCGACCATAGAACAGGAATCTTCAAGTGCAAGCATCCGGGTACCTACTTCTTCACCTTCAACGCCCGGAAACCAAAGTCCCAAGCAACAGTTCAAGTCGATTTGGAGCTGAACAACGTGGTCCAGGTATCGATCCATGAGACTGATACTTTAAAGCAACATGGTGACACCGGAAGTGTCAGCTGTGTGCTGACTTTGAAGAAGAACGACCAAGTTTACCTGAGATTGGTGAAAGGAAACTCCCTTGAAGTGGGAACCGATAGACCAATCGCTTTCTCTGGATTCCTGTTGTACGAGAATTAG